A portion of the Lolium rigidum isolate FL_2022 chromosome 1, APGP_CSIRO_Lrig_0.1, whole genome shotgun sequence genome contains these proteins:
- the LOC124683536 gene encoding uncharacterized protein LOC124683536 isoform X1, with the protein MASNSNAGSGAGGGEQSAVQMLNVVRVIPPNDDPKWPLWRYVQKVAKTGGGQGGNAKIICRLCNRDISGSYSRVKSHLLKLGGGGVKPCPKVTIDVLIQLKGEQDRADASSNMPNNIPLPTDGNGSTRKRKASAIEESFDVDSRSKLDALIARMFYTAGLPFNLARNPWFRQAFMFAANGKLAGYVPPSYNKIRTSLLVQEKTHVERMLQPIKSTWSSKGVSIVSDGWSDPQRRPLLNFMAVTEDGPMFLREINTVGDTKSKEYIFQKLVETIDFIGAGNVVQVVTDNASNCRGAGLMVEQKYPHIFWTPCVVHTLNLALKSIFAAMNEEDPEYEHCNWISEVSSDAQQIRNFIMNHSMRLSMFNDFSKLKLLAIAETRFASQIVMLKRFREIKEALS; encoded by the exons ATGGCCAGCAACTCGAACGCGGGCAgcggtgctggtggtggagaACAAAGTGCAGTCCAGATGTTGAATGTTGTTCGTGTGATTCCTCCAAATGATGATCCGAAGTGGCCGCTATGGAGGTATGTGCAGAAAGTTGCCAAGACCGGAGGAGGGCAAGGGGGCAATGCAAAGATCATATGTAGGCTTTGTAACCGTGATATTAGTGGGAGCTACTCAAGAGTGAAATCACATCTTTTGAAGTTAGGTGGAGGTGGAGTGAAGCCTTGTCCGAAAGTTACTATTGATGTTTTAATTCAGCTCAAAGGTGAACAAGACAGGGCTGATGCAAGTAGCAACATGCCTAACAACATTCCCCTTCCCACTGATGGGAATGGTAGTACGAGGAAGAGAAAGGCATCAGCTATTGAAGAAAGCTTCGATGTTGATTCTCGCAGCAAGTTGGATGCTTTGATTGCAAGAATGTTCTATACTGCAG GTCTGCCTTTTAATCTTGCTAGAAACCCGTGGTTTAGGCAAGCTTTCATGTTTGCCGCCAACGGTAAGTTAGCTGGCTATGTCCCTCCAAGCTATAACAAGATCAGAACCAGCCTTCTTGTGCAAGAGAAGACACATGTTGAACGAATGTTGCAGCCAATCAAGTCAACATGGAGCAGCAAAGGTGTGAGTATTGTGTCAGATGGATGGTCTGATCCTCAAAGAAGGCCTCTCTTAAATTTTATGGCTGTAACAGAAGATGGACCCATGTTTTTAAGAGAAATCAACACCGTGGGAGATACAAAGAGCAAGGAGTATATCTTTCAGAAGCTAGTAGAAACCATTGATTTTATTGGAGCAGGGAATGTTGTGCAAGTGGTCACTGATAATGCATCAAACTGCAGAGGAGCAGGGCTGATGGTGGAGCAGAAGTACCCTCATATTTTCTGGACTCCATGTGTCGTCCATACTTTGAACCTTGCGCTGAAGAGCATATTTGCAGCCATGAATGAGGAAGACCCCGAGTACGAACACTGCAACTGGATCAGCGAGGTTTCATCGGATGCGCAGCAAATCCGGAACTTCATAATGAACCACTCCATGAGGTTGTCTATGTTCAATGATTTTAGCAAGCTGAAACTTCTAGCTATTGCTGAAACAAGATTTGCCTCTCAGATTGTTATGCTGAAAAGGTTCCGTGAGATCAAAGAAGCTCTT AGCTGA
- the LOC124683536 gene encoding uncharacterized protein LOC124683536 isoform X2 translates to MASNSNAGSGAGGGEQSAVQMLNVVRVIPPNDDPKWPLWRYVQKVAKTGGGQGGNAKIICRLCNRDISGSYSRVKSHLLKLGGGGVKPCPKVTIDVLIQLKGEQDRADASSNMPNNIPLPTDGNGSTRKRKASAIEESFDVDSRSKLDALIARMFYTAGLPFNLARNPWFRQAFMFAANGKLAGYVPPSYNKIRTSLLVQEKTHVERMLQPIKSTWSSKGVSIVSDGWSDPQRRPLLNFMAVTEDGPMFLREINTVGDTKKEQG, encoded by the exons ATGGCCAGCAACTCGAACGCGGGCAgcggtgctggtggtggagaACAAAGTGCAGTCCAGATGTTGAATGTTGTTCGTGTGATTCCTCCAAATGATGATCCGAAGTGGCCGCTATGGAGGTATGTGCAGAAAGTTGCCAAGACCGGAGGAGGGCAAGGGGGCAATGCAAAGATCATATGTAGGCTTTGTAACCGTGATATTAGTGGGAGCTACTCAAGAGTGAAATCACATCTTTTGAAGTTAGGTGGAGGTGGAGTGAAGCCTTGTCCGAAAGTTACTATTGATGTTTTAATTCAGCTCAAAGGTGAACAAGACAGGGCTGATGCAAGTAGCAACATGCCTAACAACATTCCCCTTCCCACTGATGGGAATGGTAGTACGAGGAAGAGAAAGGCATCAGCTATTGAAGAAAGCTTCGATGTTGATTCTCGCAGCAAGTTGGATGCTTTGATTGCAAGAATGTTCTATACTGCAG GTCTGCCTTTTAATCTTGCTAGAAACCCGTGGTTTAGGCAAGCTTTCATGTTTGCCGCCAACGGTAAGTTAGCTGGCTATGTCCCTCCAAGCTATAACAAGATCAGAACCAGCCTTCTTGTGCAAGAGAAGACACATGTTGAACGAATGTTGCAGCCAATCAAGTCAACATGGAGCAGCAAAGGTGTGAGTATTGTGTCAGATGGATGGTCTGATCCTCAAAGAAGGCCTCTCTTAAATTTTATGGCTGTAACAGAAGATGGACCCATGTTTTTAAGAGAAATCAACACCGTGGGAGATACAAAGA AGGAGCAGGGCTGA